Within Desulfobacteraceae bacterium, the genomic segment CGTGTTCTACCTGGACCCCAAGATCGCCGCCTGCGCCATCGTGCGGGTGGCAGGCCGGATTGTGCTGCTCCAGCGCGCCATCCCGCCCGCCTACGGCCGCTGGGTGATTCCCGGCGGCTTTGTGGATGCCGGGGAGCCGGTGCCGCAGGCCGCGGCCCGCGAAGTCTGGGAGGAGGTGCGCCTGCGGGTGGCCATCGGCCCTCTGGTGGGGGTCTACTCCTATCCCCAGGTCACCACCGTGGTGGTGGTGTACCAGGCCGAGGTGATCGGCGGCCAGCTGCAGGCAGCCGACGAGGCTTTGGACGCCCGTCTCTTCGCGCCGGCGGAGATTCCCTGGCAGGATTTAGCCTTCTCCAGCACCCGCGACGCCCTGCTGGACTATCTCCGAGCCGGAGCAGAAGCCAATCCGCCGCTTCGGCCCTCCACGAAGTGAACGACTATAGGCCGCCAGCCGCCGCGAGCTTCGGCACCGCCCAGCGACCAAATTTTTTTCAAAAATTACAATTTTGTCGTT encodes:
- a CDS encoding NUDIX hydrolase, whose protein sequence is MERLTTYRYCPQCGGPLQLANLKPGEPQRLQCRACRFVFYLDPKIAACAIVRVAGRIVLLQRAIPPAYGRWVIPGGFVDAGEPVPQAAAREVWEEVRLRVAIGPLVGVYSYPQVTTVVVVYQAEVIGGQLQAADEALDARLFAPAEIPWQDLAFSSTRDALLDYLRAGAEANPPLRPSTK